The following coding sequences are from one Asterias amurensis chromosome 8, ASM3211899v1 window:
- the LOC139940278 gene encoding 5-hydroxytryptamine receptor 4-like codes for MDMNESLVVGSPCTKPDAGSVALASVLSLLSLVTITGNLLTITAFVTDASLRKKPSNLFILSLSCADLLVGFVIPIGVGELICSSWRFGEIGCQLDSFTSNIGIIAGMGSITMIALDRYLLISRQYPRYLALQSRPNVHRSIAAVWVVSVSIGLLEIIIWEAVDFSTGYDFIVECRSPPRDNIVILCILFLVVVGPVICVAVLSVRFLVLLRRRLRSFATPPAANGSGQPVGPVAPSDGMDHREELDMSTTSAAGNAQQSSPTSETSKRRARYIRPAIIMTTLVIAFFAFTLPYVIFITVVAQLCPECGDSNRVHFYLVNVFYLNSCINPFIYAATHPKIRRFHLKLVSCLKLK; via the exons ATGGACATGAATGAGAGTTTGGTCGTGGGCAGCCCCTGCACCAAACCCGATGCTGGTTCTGTCGCCCTCGCCTCCGTGTTGTCGCTACTGAGCCTGGTAACGATCACCGGGAATCTGCTCACTATCACGGCGTTCGTGACTGACGCGTCGCTCCGGAAGAAACCATCGAACCTCTTCATTTTGAGTCTGTCCTGTGCGGACTTGCTGGTCGGTTTCGTCATTCCGATTGGGGTTGGTGAGTTGATTTGCAG TTCCTGGCGATTTGGTGAGATTGGTTGCCAGTTGGACTCCTTCACGTCCAACATTGGGATCATAGCCGGTATGGGATCGATCACCATGATAGCTTTGGACCGCTACCTTCTAATCTCACGGCAGTACCCCAGGTACTTAGCGCTCCAGTCCCGGCCCAACGTCCACCGGTCCATCGCTGCGGTCTGGGTTGTATCCGTTAGCATCGGTCTCCTCGAGATCATCATTTGGGAGGCGGTGGATTTTTCGACGGGGTATGATTTCATCGTTGAGTGCCGCTCCCCACCGAGGGACAATATTGTCATACTCTGTATTCTATTTCTCGTCGTGGTCGGCCCAGTCATTTGTGTTGCTGTGCTGAGCGTACGATTCCTCGTTCTGCTCAGACGGCGTTTGCGTAGTTTTGCGACACCACCAGCAGCGAACGGTAGCGGACAGCCGGTGGGTCCGGTCGCTCCATCGGACGGCATGGATCACCGCGAAGAGCTTGACATGTCGACGACGAGTGCCGCGGGGAACGCCCAACAGTCTTCCCCCACCAGTGAGACCAGCAAACGCAGGGCTCGATACATACGGCCAGCCATCATCATGACGACGCTGGTAATCGCTTTTTTCGCCTTCACCCTCCCCTACGTCATTTTCATCACGGTGGTCGCCCAACTGTGTCCAGAATGTGGGGACAGTAACCGCGTCCATTTTTATTTAGTCAATGTGTTTTATCTCAACTCCTGCATCAACCCGTTCATTTATGCCGCGACTCATCCAAAAATACGAAGATTTCATCTCAAACTTGTGTCATGCCTAAAGTTAAAATGA